The following coding sequences are from one Selenomonas sputigena ATCC 35185 window:
- a CDS encoding serine hydroxymethyltransferase yields MKKELLLSKLQAFDPEIFALLQDEIQRQRYMLSLVPNNNAMSPFAHYLEGSLLANSAFDAQNPNANSTNLEEIAIKRAKKLFGSEHAIVRLGNIGAASRVVCLALLQPNSRVLSFNLRKAEHCSGLSFTFKNFGIDAKKQVLDWDEVEQRADETKPHLIIFSPVSYPRNANYRRLSEIARKVGAYLWVDIGQSVGLVAAGLLPSPVPFADVVTFPTNDSLHGPDGAIVLSTKEIGQKLDETVINTGHTSLHINHMAALAAALLEAGTETFRQYGKQVLANSKELEHTLEMSGIPLLCDGTDTHLVLPLLPAELQEIDITEYMGKAGFQVKADRVPTMQKDQYLPALRLSSLTPTIRSLKEKEIADIGALLSTALKKKLPDTDLESIRNRIATLVMNKPIFSEEWLTSSKMGTHAVYNSANSSAAHEAASTEKKNIIKNFFHLKN; encoded by the coding sequence ATGAAAAAAGAGCTGTTATTGAGCAAACTGCAAGCCTTCGATCCCGAAATCTTCGCCCTGCTGCAGGATGAAATCCAGCGTCAGCGCTACATGCTCTCCCTCGTGCCCAACAACAATGCCATGTCGCCCTTCGCTCACTATCTGGAAGGTAGTCTGCTCGCCAACAGCGCCTTCGATGCACAAAATCCGAATGCAAACAGCACAAATCTCGAAGAGATTGCCATCAAGCGGGCGAAGAAACTCTTCGGCAGCGAGCATGCCATCGTCCGCCTCGGCAATATCGGCGCCGCTTCGCGTGTCGTCTGCCTCGCGCTGCTACAGCCAAACAGCCGCGTACTTTCTTTCAATCTGCGCAAAGCAGAACATTGCAGCGGCCTCAGCTTCACATTCAAAAACTTCGGTATAGACGCAAAAAAACAAGTTCTCGACTGGGATGAGGTCGAGCAGCGGGCGGATGAGACAAAACCTCATCTGATCATCTTCTCTCCCGTCAGCTACCCGCGCAACGCGAATTATCGCCGCCTCTCTGAGATTGCGCGAAAAGTCGGCGCATACCTTTGGGTGGACATCGGGCAGAGCGTCGGACTCGTCGCGGCCGGTCTCCTTCCTTCCCCCGTGCCGTTTGCCGATGTCGTCACGTTCCCCACGAATGATTCGCTGCACGGCCCGGATGGCGCCATCGTGCTTTCCACGAAGGAGATCGGTCAAAAGCTCGATGAAACAGTCATCAATACGGGACACACTTCACTCCATATCAATCATATGGCGGCGTTGGCCGCGGCTCTCTTGGAAGCCGGAACGGAAACCTTCCGTCAATACGGCAAGCAAGTTCTCGCCAACAGCAAGGAGCTCGAACATACTTTGGAAATGAGCGGAATCCCCCTCCTCTGCGACGGCACGGACACGCATCTCGTCCTGCCGCTGCTCCCTGCCGAGCTGCAGGAAATCGATATAACGGAGTACATGGGGAAGGCAGGCTTTCAGGTCAAGGCGGATCGCGTACCGACCATGCAGAAGGATCAATATCTTCCCGCCCTGCGCCTTTCGAGCCTGACGCCAACCATACGCTCCTTAAAAGAAAAAGAGATTGCCGACATCGGCGCTCTCCTCAGTACGGCCTTGAAAAAAAAGCTGCCTGACACAGATCTTGAATCCATCCGCAACCGAATTGCCACGCTTGTCATGAACAAGCCCATCTTTTCAGAGGAATGGCTGACGAGCAGCAAGATGGGGACGCACGCCGTCTACAACAGCGCAAACAGCAGTGCGGCGCACGAAGCCGCCTCCACAGAAAAGAAGAACATCATCAAGAATTTCTTCCATCTCAAAAACTAA